The sequence CCGGGGTCCCGTCGATTAATATCAGTTTGACTGCCTCCTGTTTGAACTCGGCAGTATAGCGTTGTCTCTTCATGGTTGGATCCTCTTTTTAAGAGAATCCCATGTCCAGTTTTCTCAGGACACATCAGATGAGATGTCTCAAGACTGTAGCGCGGAGCGCGAAAGGAATTGAGACAATCGACTGGTTAGCTCATTGATGTATATGCGTAAAGAAAGAACCCACCGACGAGGAAGAACACTCCCCCAAGGATAAAAGGAATTAGAGGCATTAGTCGAAAACTAGCATCATAAATATCGCAGATTTCGGGATCTTTAGGATTAAAGATGACTTCTATTTCCGTGCCCGGTTGGTATTGCTGGGTATTTGATGCCGTCCCTGATTGCCCAAGGTAAAATTTCTCGGCAACGGTATAAGAAAACTGGGTTCGGAACGTTATTTTCGCGGCAGCACCCCCTCCAGGAATCGATGGAAATCCGTGAGACTGATCGGACTCATTCTCTCCCAATACCTTGCCTTTTGTAAATGCAGCTTCGCCGAACTTCTTTCTCTTTTTCTTTCTTTCGTTCAATCCAAGCGGAAGCATCAAAAGGCCGACTGCCAGTCCTACACCGCCAATGATCAAAAACAGAGTAGATTCATTCATTCTTTTAGCTAACGATAAGAGTAGTCGATGCGAGCCCAACGGGTCAATCGTGCAAGTGGTTCTCGGATGATCCAGCGGGCTGACTCGCATTGACTACCTCGCCTGGTTCTGAAATCAGGTGCCGAACAAGTGCAATCAGCCCCCATAAAGTGAGGAACGTCAGCAACCAACAGACTAAAGCGAACACAATCCAATGAAGAGCTTCCTGTCTCCTGAAGAAGAAGAGTTCTTTCGTGAACAAGGCTACGAAGTTTCCGTAAATCGAGTATGTTGCCGGTATCGGCAAGCCCCATCCATATCCTCCGATTGCAGCAGGCGCAAACAAATGGCTGAAGCAAAATGCATAGTGGTAGCTTCTGTTCCTTCTTTTTCTTCCCTTCCAAAATGTGAAGGCAATTAGTGCAACAGACAGGGCTAACCAGATGCCTCCAATGCCCCAGACTGCTATATTCTCTTCATGCATTTTTTCTCAGAACGTGGAGCTGTATCATGGAGTGGAGTCGCGGAGCGACGTAACGGAATTGATACCAGCGTCTTGTTCTGCCTTGGTTCTATCGAATAAGACGAATTGATGGTCTCCAAACTCGAAGTCGAGATTTTCGTGCTGATCACAAATGTCCCGAAGGACAGCTATTACTGATCTGTGAGGATCAACATCCTGCACTTCGATCAAAGGATTGATGTCTCCATCAAGCGCGAGAGCAGCCGGGCACTTGGCCTCAGAAAACTGTAAATTCTGTCTAAGAACCAGTTCGTAAAGTGCCATTTTCTTCAGGTCCCTCGTTGGGGTATCATGGTATCTTCTTTCTTCGTAAATGTGATAGCTCCATCTCATAGCTGATCCAAGCTGTCTCTTGTAGCCGTAAGAAAGTTCTCTTTTTATACGATCCTTCTCACTGATGTGGCTTAAGCCGAATTCCCGCATGCCGTCCTCTGTAGATTTTAGGAACCAGACTCCCTTGGCTCCAGTGTCCCAGTATGAAATCGCTGAGATCACTCCATTCTTTTTGGATGGTAGCCAAAGATTATAATAACCTTCATCATCAAGTTCAATTTCGCCTTTAAGCACTTCATCCACTCTCAATTTTCCGATGTTGTAGAAGAAGTCTTCGTGAGGTGGCTCACTTGGAATATCGTATTCCATTCTTTCTATCTCACCAATCACAATTAGATCTGCCACTTGCGCGTAATATTCTGAAGGCTGCCTAGTGTCTGCAGCGAATATCTGTAGCGCGTGAAGAAAGATGAGGGCTAGTGTGAGGTTTCTCATTTCTTTTGCAGAACGATGAGGTGTCTCATGCCTGTAGCGCGGAGCGCGAAAGGCATTGAGACCACCGGCTGGTTAAGGCTTCTTTCATTTGGCTAGGAGACTCATGAGGAGGATACTGCAAGCTATCAAAATCCAAGCAACTCCAATGAAACCAGTCAAAAGGGCATACCCTTCTTTTGTTCCAAAATCCACACCCCAGTTCGAGTGTGATTCATGAAGCCAAGCACCCATTTGTTTTCTTTTCAGAATGAAGACTGTGCCGAGAATAATAGCGATGGGCATCGTGAGTAGCTCATTCATTCTTTCTTAACAGTATTATTAGTGTACTTTCCGCTGATATTGTCGAGGTGACAGACGGTTTCAAGATTATTGAATCTGAGTATGTAATTGGTTAATGATGAATAACTTATTATTTGGATTGAAGACCAGTGCAGTTCAACATCCTCGAGGCTTGGTGTCAAAATGTCTCCGAACACGCGCCCACGCGCGCGCAGGGGTTATCCGGCCCAAGATGAGCTGTCTTTGACTAGAGATGCTTTTCACTTGTAATAGGTGAACTTATGTACATTTGTCGTAGTTATGACGACGATATCCTTCCCCAACTGGTCGGACGCGCTTCAGTCATCAGATCTGCCGAAGCAGGAGCGTGAACGGCACCGCATCATCATCAACTGGTTCCTCGGGCATTTGAAGCGGGAGTGCTGTCCGGCCACGAAAATTTCGGCGCAGGATTTTATCGAGCATCTGGTGGACACGCGGCATCCGGCGGACTGGCAGGTCAAGCAGTGGACGGACGGCCTGAACTGGTTTTTCCGGGAGGCGCCGACACGGCGACGGGTAGCGGATCGGAAGGACCCGCCCTGTGTGGCCGAGTCTGACGGGGCAGACAAAGCGGAGGAAGAGGCTGAAGAAGCGGTGAGCGAGGCGGAATTCGAGGACGGGCGGCGGCATTACGCCCACACGGTAGCGGAGATGCAGGCGAAGGTGGGGATGGATCCCTGGTATGAGGAAGCCACCCGTTTGATGCGTGTGAGGCATATGGCCTACCGCACCGAGGAAGCCTACCTGGGTTGGCTCCGGCGGATGGAGCGATACCTGAATCACAAGGACGGGCTGGAGGCTTTCGGCGAAAAGGACTTGAAAGGTTTTTTGAGCTTTCTTGCCGTGGAGGAAGGCGTGGCTGCAGGCACACAGCGGCAGGCTTTGAATGCGGGCGTTTTCTTTCTCCGTGAGGTGCGCAAGATGGAG is a genomic window of Coraliomargarita sinensis containing:
- a CDS encoding DUF3592 domain-containing protein, with the translated sequence MNESTLFLIIGGVGLAVGLLMLPLGLNERKKKRKKFGEAAFTKGKVLGENESDQSHGFPSIPGGGAAAKITFRTQFSYTVAEKFYLGQSGTASNTQQYQPGTEIEVIFNPKDPEICDIYDASFRLMPLIPFILGGVFFLVGGFFLYAYTSMS
- a CDS encoding integron integrase, encoding MTTISFPNWSDALQSSDLPKQERERHRIIINWFLGHLKRECCPATKISAQDFIEHLVDTRHPADWQVKQWTDGLNWFFREAPTRRRVADRKDPPCVAESDGADKAEEEAEEAVSEAEFEDGRRHYAHTVAEMQAKVGMDPWYEEATRLMRVRHMAYRTEEAYLGWLRRMERYLNHKDGLEAFGEKDLKGFLSFLAVEEGVAAGTQRQALNAGVFFLREVRKMELGDFSDYVKADPKKYYPVVYSKGEIKRLLDRMRGKWSLMARLQYGCGLRISEVCRLRIKDVDLERGKLYVRASKGDKDRCVPLPKSLREPLVKHLEKIRSLHDADRKGDVPGAYMPNALDKKMPKAGKRWEWFWVFPMDRLSRDPRAADAPKRRHHILPRAYQKHLSVAATEAEIPKRSNSHVLRHSYATHLLENGSNIRTVQELLGHTCVETTMIYL